The Campylobacter concisus genome has a segment encoding these proteins:
- a CDS encoding hydroxymethylpyrimidine/phosphomethylpyrimidine kinase produces MKKILIIAGSCNSGTAGLQADIKTCARLNCYSATAVTSLVAETTDAVKSVVCLEPSFVKDQLNTLAEEFSFDAIKIGMLFSEEIMEVVREFLLAQKNTKVVLDPVCVSKSGHKLIKDSAVAKLKELMSLATVTTPNLDEANVLFGDDYKDLPCDVIVKKHISEDSSIDTLYKKDGSLRNFKTPLVNPLVMSGTGCSFSTALACFLAKGKSLEESIQLSKEYICSIIEESIDTKLGKNRLLWHGAK; encoded by the coding sequence ATGAAAAAAATTCTAATCATCGCAGGCTCTTGTAATAGCGGCACAGCTGGGCTTCAAGCAGATATAAAAACATGTGCTAGGCTTAATTGTTATAGTGCAACAGCGGTAACTTCTTTGGTCGCTGAGACTACGGATGCTGTAAAGAGTGTAGTTTGCTTAGAGCCTAGTTTTGTCAAAGATCAGCTAAATACGCTTGCGGAAGAATTTAGCTTTGATGCGATTAAGATAGGCATGTTATTTAGTGAAGAGATTATGGAAGTGGTGCGTGAGTTTTTACTGGCTCAAAAAAATACCAAAGTAGTACTTGATCCAGTTTGCGTCTCAAAAAGCGGACACAAACTTATAAAAGATAGTGCGGTGGCAAAACTAAAAGAGCTAATGAGCTTAGCTACAGTAACTACTCCAAATTTAGATGAGGCAAATGTGCTTTTTGGTGATGATTATAAAGATTTGCCTTGTGATGTCATCGTAAAGAAACATATCAGCGAAGATAGCAGCATAGACACACTTTATAAAAAAGATGGCTCACTAAGAAATTTTAAGACTCCACTTGTTAATCCGCTTGTAATGAGTGGAACTGGTTGTAGCTTCTCAACTGCACTTGCTTGCTTTTTAGCAAAGGGCAAGAGCTTAGAGGAGTCTATACAACTTTCAAAAGAGTATATTTGCTCTATCATAGAAGAGAGCATCGATACAAAACTTGGCAAAAATCGCTTACTTTGGCATGGAGCGAAGTAA
- a CDS encoding response regulator transcription factor, translating into MQEVLEILKKTSVLVVEDDDMARELIISGLKPYCEQVIGACNGQDGVEKFKKQGFDIVMSDIHMPVLNGFEMMNEMKRTKPHQKFIVFTSYDSDENLIKSMEEGAMLFLKKPIDMKDLRAMLISLSFERDEKLVYLSDEVSINLKREKIYKNGIEIYLSFLQNKIFWLFAYNLNKLVTYEMIEEFVYESDVSKAAIQNVILRLKRELGVKFKNISESGYILITKSE; encoded by the coding sequence ATGCAAGAAGTCTTAGAAATTTTAAAAAAGACGTCTGTCTTGGTAGTCGAAGATGACGATATGGCAAGAGAGCTTATTATTAGTGGGCTTAAACCTTATTGCGAGCAGGTAATTGGTGCTTGCAATGGACAAGATGGCGTGGAGAAATTTAAAAAGCAAGGCTTTGATATCGTGATGAGCGATATTCACATGCCAGTGCTTAATGGCTTTGAAATGATGAATGAGATGAAGCGCACAAAGCCGCACCAAAAATTTATCGTCTTTACCTCTTATGATAGCGATGAAAATTTGATAAAAAGCATGGAGGAAGGGGCGATGCTCTTTCTAAAAAAGCCTATTGATATGAAGGATCTTAGAGCAATGCTTATTAGTTTAAGTTTTGAACGAGATGAAAAGCTGGTTTATTTAAGCGATGAGGTGAGTATAAATTTAAAAAGAGAGAAAATTTATAAAAACGGCATTGAAATTTATCTTAGCTTTTTGCAAAATAAGATATTTTGGCTCTTTGCTTATAATCTAAATAAGCTAGTTACTTATGAGATGATAGAAGAATTTGTCTATGAAAGCGATGTTAGCAAGGCGGCTATCCAAAATGTGATACTTCGCCTAAAACGTGAGCTTGGTGTGAAATTTAAAAATATCAGCGAGAGCGGATATATTTTAATCACAAAATCTGAATGA